A window of the Falsibacillus pallidus genome harbors these coding sequences:
- a CDS encoding CdaR family protein — translation MDKFMENKWVMRIIALLLAILLYTSVSVEKGDFKKEKNPSPKANSEVITDVPLDLYYDSDNLVVSGAPEKVNVMVEGPTSIVQPTKTMRDFQLYVDLRDLGIGRHQVKIKSKGLSDKLQAKIEPAFISVDIQEKVTKEFKVEAEFNSAILAEGFEAESPTVQPKTVKITGAKNIIDQITYVKATIDVRGEVDKTVTREAQVRVLDRELNKLNVTVNPSTVDVTLPVKNPSKTVPISINKTGTPPEGVKILDVSADPKQITIYGKQDVLDSINELDLPLDVSKIEKDSTIEVPVKLQDGLNKASVDKVKVKVDVEKTETKTFSNLQVAERGVGDQYNMTILSPEKGQVDLTVTGPSEIVDQLSADDFKLYVDASDLEAGDHSLKIQIDSPGDNFSTQLSDDTMKIRLEEKQ, via the coding sequence ATGGATAAATTCATGGAAAATAAATGGGTCATGCGTATTATCGCACTGCTCTTAGCCATCTTGCTATATACCTCTGTCAGTGTGGAGAAGGGGGACTTTAAGAAAGAGAAGAATCCATCCCCTAAAGCAAACAGCGAAGTCATTACAGATGTACCGCTGGATCTTTACTATGATTCCGATAACCTTGTTGTATCGGGAGCTCCGGAAAAAGTCAACGTGATGGTAGAGGGGCCGACATCTATTGTTCAGCCTACTAAAACGATGCGCGACTTCCAGCTCTATGTAGATTTAAGGGACTTGGGCATCGGCCGCCATCAAGTAAAGATCAAATCGAAGGGGCTATCTGATAAATTGCAGGCAAAGATTGAACCTGCCTTTATCAGTGTGGATATTCAAGAGAAAGTCACGAAGGAATTCAAAGTGGAAGCGGAATTCAACTCTGCTATTTTGGCTGAAGGCTTTGAAGCTGAAAGTCCGACTGTTCAGCCTAAGACAGTCAAAATCACCGGAGCCAAGAATATCATAGATCAAATCACTTATGTGAAAGCAACGATCGATGTCCGCGGCGAAGTGGATAAGACGGTGACCAGGGAAGCACAGGTAAGGGTCCTTGATCGGGAATTGAACAAATTGAATGTCACTGTGAACCCTTCGACAGTGGATGTCACACTGCCTGTGAAAAACCCGAGTAAAACGGTGCCGATCTCAATCAATAAAACAGGAACTCCTCCTGAAGGAGTCAAAATACTAGATGTTTCAGCTGATCCGAAACAAATCACCATTTATGGCAAACAGGATGTCTTGGATTCAATCAACGAACTGGATCTTCCTCTCGATGTCAGCAAGATAGAGAAGGATTCAACGATTGAGGTGCCTGTGAAATTGCAGGACGGTCTGAACAAAGCCTCTGTAGATAAAGTGAAAGTGAAGGTGGACGTTGAAAAGACGGAAACGAAGACTTTTTCGAACCTTCAGGTAGCTGAAAGAGGCGTTGGTGATCAATACAATATGACCATTCTTTCCCCTGAAAAGGGACAAGTGGATCTGACGGTGACTGGTCCAAGTGAAATCGTCGATCAGCTAAGTGCAGATGATTTCAAATTGTACGTAGATGCTTCTGACTTAGAAGCTGGGGACCATAGCCTTAAAATTCAAATCGACAGTCCAGGGGATAATTTCTCAACCCAATTGTCCGATGACACCATGAAAATACGGTTGGAAGAAAAACAATAG
- the cdaA gene encoding diadenylate cyclase CdaA, which produces MPSFADFTVLDYLSNIIDILLVWFVIYKLIMVIRGTKAVQLLKGIFVIIVVRSLSGFLGFNTLSWMMEQALTWGFLAIIIIFQPELRRALEQLGRGKLFSRTGSNEEEEQVRMLEAIVKAVNYMAKRRIGALISIERETGMSDYIETGIPLESRISSELLINIFIPNTPLHDGAVVLQKRTIAAAACYLPLSESPFISKELGTRHRAALGISEVTDAITIIVSEETGSISITKNGELYRDLSSDDFKNLLGSEILDSAKNTSSTRWSWRGKKQNG; this is translated from the coding sequence ATGCCGTCATTCGCAGATTTTACGGTATTGGACTATTTATCTAATATCATCGACATACTCCTTGTTTGGTTTGTGATATACAAGCTTATTATGGTAATCCGCGGAACGAAGGCCGTACAACTTTTAAAAGGGATTTTTGTCATCATTGTCGTCAGAAGTTTAAGCGGCTTTCTAGGATTTAATACACTAAGCTGGATGATGGAGCAAGCTCTAACATGGGGTTTTCTTGCAATTATCATTATTTTTCAGCCGGAGCTGCGCAGAGCACTCGAGCAGCTGGGACGAGGGAAGTTATTTTCGAGGACCGGCAGCAATGAAGAGGAAGAGCAGGTGCGCATGCTTGAGGCAATCGTCAAAGCAGTCAATTATATGGCTAAACGCCGTATAGGGGCGTTGATTTCAATCGAAAGAGAAACAGGGATGAGTGATTACATAGAAACGGGAATTCCCCTCGAATCTCGGATTTCTTCTGAGCTATTAATCAATATCTTCATTCCGAACACTCCATTGCATGATGGGGCAGTCGTTCTTCAAAAGCGTACCATTGCAGCAGCGGCCTGCTATCTGCCGTTATCCGAAAGTCCTTTTATTTCAAAGGAATTAGGGACAAGGCATAGGGCAGCTCTAGGTATCAGTGAAGTGACAGATGCTATTACCATCATTGTTTCTGAAGAAACGGGAAGCATCTCCATTACCAAAAATGGCGAGCTATACCGCGATTTATCTTCGGATGATTTTAAAAACTTATTGGGTTCAGAGATATTGGATTCCGCAAAGAACACTTCCTCAACCCGATGGAGCTGGAGGGGGAAAAAGCAAAATGGATAA
- a CDS encoding aspartyl-phosphate phosphatase Spo0E family protein: MESRLKQLLNEIEENRSLMVKLALESSFADEKVVKISWKLDHLLNTYDELVQKIS, encoded by the coding sequence ATGGAGAGCAGGCTCAAGCAATTATTGAATGAAATTGAAGAAAATAGGTCACTGATGGTTAAGCTTGCACTTGAATCGTCTTTCGCTGATGAGAAAGTGGTAAAAATCAGCTGGAAACTCGATCATCTGTTAAATACATATGATGAACTTGTCCAAAAAATATCATGA
- the rocF gene encoding arginase — MKKNISILGVPMDLGQMRRGVDMGPSAIRYAGVVERLEALGYKINDLGNIEIEQAERVQNPETNLRNLKAVADGSEKLAAGIHGIIDNGEFPLIFGGDHSIALGTLAGVAKHYENLGVIWYDAHGDLNTADTSPSGNIHGMPLAASIGIGHPALTGIGGYSPKIKPENIVIIGARSLDEGERELIKEKGIKVYTMHEIDRLGMTKVMEESIAYLKERNVDGVHLSLDLDGLDPNDAPGVGTPVIGGISYRESHLAMEMLAESDIITSAEFVEVNPILDEKNKTANVAVALMGSLFGEKLL, encoded by the coding sequence ATGAAGAAAAACATATCAATTTTAGGCGTTCCTATGGATTTGGGACAGATGAGACGCGGTGTGGATATGGGGCCGAGTGCGATCCGCTATGCCGGTGTCGTGGAGAGGCTTGAAGCATTAGGATACAAAATTAATGATCTTGGAAATATTGAAATTGAACAGGCAGAAAGAGTACAGAATCCTGAAACAAATCTGCGCAATTTGAAAGCGGTTGCAGATGGGAGTGAAAAGCTTGCAGCCGGGATCCACGGAATCATTGATAATGGAGAATTCCCTCTTATCTTTGGCGGGGACCATAGCATTGCGCTTGGCACGCTCGCTGGGGTTGCGAAGCATTATGAGAATCTTGGAGTCATCTGGTATGACGCCCATGGTGATCTGAATACGGCTGATACGTCACCATCTGGAAATATCCACGGCATGCCATTGGCGGCTAGTATTGGAATTGGACATCCTGCACTTACTGGAATCGGCGGATATAGTCCGAAAATCAAGCCTGAGAACATCGTGATCATCGGTGCCCGTTCATTGGATGAGGGTGAAAGAGAACTTATCAAAGAAAAAGGTATCAAGGTGTACACGATGCATGAAATCGATCGTTTGGGAATGACCAAGGTAATGGAAGAATCGATTGCTTACTTAAAGGAAAGAAATGTGGATGGTGTTCATCTATCCCTTGATTTGGACGGGCTTGATCCAAATGATGCACCGGGAGTCGGCACACCTGTTATCGGAGGCATCAGCTATAGGGAAAGCCATTTGGCCATGGAAATGCTTGCGGAGTCTGATATTATCACTTCTGCTGAATTTGTTGAGGTCAATCCGATTCTTGATGAAAAAAATAAGACGGCAAATGTAGCGGTAGCATTGATGGGATCGCTATTTGGAGAGAAATTACTATAA
- a CDS encoding anti-sigma factor family protein has translation MSSCPEEIVDLMHDYLDEDISAEDEMKLKHHLQTCPSCQQYLHQLKNAVGMVQGISHIKAPDGFTSQVMAKLPKERKKVGFQRWFRQHPFMTAAALFVVLISGSIFSVWNEDKEFSFTKKPDLLVQNHTVIVPKGKTVNGDITVRNGDVRIEGKVNGDVTVINGKPYMANVGNVSGDIKEINEVFEWLWYNIKKSTKDLFHIGQKEEAPVQ, from the coding sequence ATGTCCTCTTGTCCTGAAGAAATTGTGGATTTAATGCATGATTATTTAGACGAAGATATTTCTGCAGAGGATGAAATGAAACTGAAGCATCATCTGCAAACCTGCCCTTCCTGCCAGCAGTACCTGCATCAATTGAAGAATGCGGTTGGGATGGTTCAGGGAATTTCACATATAAAGGCACCTGATGGGTTTACTTCACAGGTGATGGCCAAGCTGCCGAAAGAGAGAAAAAAGGTCGGCTTCCAGCGCTGGTTCCGCCAGCATCCTTTCATGACTGCGGCTGCTTTATTTGTCGTATTGATTTCAGGAAGTATCTTTTCCGTCTGGAATGAGGATAAAGAATTTTCTTTTACCAAGAAGCCTGACTTGCTTGTTCAGAACCATACGGTCATTGTCCCGAAAGGAAAGACAGTTAACGGGGATATTACTGTCCGGAATGGGGATGTAAGGATAGAAGGGAAAGTCAATGGAGATGTTACGGTGATCAATGGGAAGCCTTATATGGCAAATGTCGGTAATGTAAGCGGGGATATCAAGGAAATTAATGAAGTGTTCGAATGGCTTTGGTACAATATCAAAAAATCTACCAAAGATCTTTTCCACATCGGACAAAAAGAAGAAGCTCCAGTACAATAA
- the sigW gene encoding RNA polymerase sigma factor SigW: MDLIVNKRIKQVIKGDQNAFSEIVELYKDKVYQVCYRILGNRHEAEDIAQEAFIRAYINIESFNQSRKFSTWLYRIATNLCIDRIRKKKPDYYLDAEVSGTDGLTMYSQVAADVALPEEKLEKMELRDNVHKEILKLPQKYRTVIVLKYIEELSLNEISEILDLPLGTVKTRMHRGREALRKQLGKL; the protein is encoded by the coding sequence ATGGATTTAATCGTAAATAAACGGATAAAACAAGTCATTAAAGGCGATCAAAATGCATTCAGCGAGATCGTTGAGCTTTATAAGGACAAAGTTTACCAAGTTTGCTACAGGATTTTGGGCAACCGCCATGAGGCTGAAGATATCGCACAGGAAGCATTTATCCGTGCATATATTAATATCGAAAGCTTCAATCAATCGCGGAAATTTTCCACATGGCTCTATCGGATCGCAACAAATCTTTGCATCGATCGAATCCGTAAAAAGAAACCGGATTATTACCTGGATGCAGAGGTCTCGGGTACCGACGGGTTGACGATGTATTCGCAGGTGGCAGCTGATGTTGCCTTGCCGGAAGAAAAGCTTGAGAAGATGGAACTGAGAGATAATGTCCATAAAGAAATTTTAAAGCTCCCACAGAAATATAGGACAGTCATCGTACTTAAGTATATAGAGGAGCTTTCTCTTAATGAGATCAGTGAAATATTAGATCTCCCTCTGGGAACGGTTAAGACGAGGATGCACCGGGGTAGGGAAGCACTTAGAAAACAACTTGGGAAATTATAG